The DNA region TTGCGACACTTGCCAAGACCCGGGAAAACACGTCAACGACTCGTCTGGAGTCTGCACGTGATGCTATTCTCGAAGCAGGAAAACACACGCTAGCATCAGCAGTAAAGATGGGCTCTGCCAAAATGCTCGGCAAATGTGATATTCGTGAGTACATATCATTTCAAATACCATGCTGACATTTGTTTAGTCCTGGCATATCGTATATTGATGGCTGGTCGGTTTCTACTAGCCAGTCTGTTATCAGCCCGCGCAGATTGCAAAGCCgagcaggaagaagaggcgaCCCGGGCAGTGAGAGCAGCGATTGTACTTCTCCGTCATTTCTCGGACGTATTCCCCATCTCACTTGGCTCTGCTGAAGTCTTGGAGGAAACATGCCGAGGTTGGTCACTGCATACCACTTTACTTGTCTGACTCTTTTACTGACTCGATACAATCGCAGTTTGCCGGGTTGACATCTCTTTGCCTACAGCGGCAACTCCCGGCCACCCTCGGCACAACCTGTACGCCTGGCATCGGCCCCTCAGGCTTCGTGACAAGCATTCCAATGAAAAAGATGGCTGTCGTTCTCAAGTCAGGTCACCAACGAATGTCATGTCTGGAGACGCCGCAGCGGACGCCATAGCGTCCATGTTTTCCCCGGTGGACGCAGCATTTGGGTTAGGTTCTTTACCTTTACCTTTCCCTGAGATTGGaacagaaggagaaaggcAGCCAGACTTCTCATGGCTTCTTCCAGGTGGTAGTGTCCCTTACTACTTTCCCTCACATCCATCAGAGTAACGTAGCAGTATATACCTTTAGTTTCAGGTCAAGAATGCAAGCTGTGTTCGCGTCTTTGCATGTGCATGTTTCCCATCCTGCTCTGTCCAGGAACTGGGCGACGATCACTTAACACAAGCTGCGCGATCTCCCCATTCACGTTTGCGTCTGTCACCGACGTCTGACATTGATTTGCAGCTGCTCTCTCACTCTCGTCAAAGTTTCTCtattccttcttcacttcAACCCTCCCGATGACTTCCTCATAtacctcttccaccttctGCGCTAGCTTGATATCTTTGCCTGTCACACCCGGTTTCATCTTACTGCCTTTTGAGGGCAAAGGGTATGGAGGTAGAGGAGTATGAGTATGGGTGGAGAGCTCGACAATATAACCGGTTTGAGACTGCGATTGAGTCTGTAAGGAGAgaagtgaaggagaaggaggattgTAATCTGACAACGGGGAGATGTGTATCGTTGGGTGATGCTGTCCCGAGAGTGTCAGCTATTGGAGGCGTGCAAGGCGGCGTAACGCACGTCCTGgtcctccaccacctgcCCCACATGTCCAACAAACTTGATCAGCTTCCTCCagccttcttttccttctcctaaTTCGAACACCCGCACAAGTCGTCTCCCTTGCAGATCACCACTTTTCTCCACAGTTTCAGCACCATCCAGaacttcttccactttaTCCGCTTCCAGGAGCTTCTCTGCACTCTGTAACGCATCTACTCTCCACCCATTGACATGCAATGGGGCGAATTCAGCGAGAAAGGCGTGGGGTTGTAAAAGTCGGTAGGGGGAAGGACGGCGTGGTGGTGAAGGGGTCGACTGGTATCTTGCTCCATAGCAACTCTGACTGGCCACTCCTGGTCTATACAAATGCCTGAGAGTCCTTGTCGCCTGCAGATTTCCAGCTGTTGGTCGTGCCATCCTCGTTGTTCTGCAGCATGCCTGCATATCCTTCTTGTGCATGGCGCATCGACGGATGTCCGCTGAGCACTTTATTCGAGAAGAGCTGCCCAGCGGACATCTCCGCGTTTCCCGATCGGGCAACATGACAATAATGAGATCCCGATCTGATGAATCGTGTTGTGCTGGCTATCGCATTCTATCTCTCCCAGTTACCGCCCACTCTCCATACTCTTTTCATAATGAAGCTAGCCCCGTTCCTCATTCCCTTCATCGCCACAACAGTGACAGCAAGCCTCGCTGGCGAAGCCCTCTCCTGGGCCGGCCAGCTGGTCGGCGGTGGACGTGGCGCCCTTGCCACCGGCGATGGACCCGTCAGGACTGAGAACTCTTGGAGCTATGTTGACTGTGGTATGTCGTCCCCTTCGACTCGGATAGAAAGCAGGCTGATCATTGCTGGTTGCAGGATTGGCCACTGACGCGATGTACGCtccgtctcttcctttaATCCTCGACGTGTCATGACGGTCTGACGCTATGCATAGCCAACTCAAGTCAATCAAGGTCCACCCAGACCCTCCTGTCCCCGGAAAGAACCTCACTGTCACCGTCGAAGGTGATGTCCTCGAGACTATTGAGGTTCGTGTTATCATATCAAACTGAGCATAATGCGCGGACAACTGGGCTTCAAGGTGCTGACTCGCGCTGATATAGGAAGGCGCCTATGTTGACGTCACCGTTAAGCTTGGTCTAATCAAGCTGTTGCAGAAGGAATTTGACGTTTGTGACGAAGCGTAAGCCTTGTTTATGTCTATGCCTCTAGTTGCCGCTTATGTCTAATATCTTTGACTCAACTCGTTAGCCGTCATGCGAACGCGTCTGTCCAGTGTCCTGTTCAGCCTGGTCCTTATACTGTTACCGAGACCGTTGAGCTTCCACAGGAAATTCCCAAGGCCAAGTTCTCCGTCCTGGTCAGGGGTTACACTGTTGACGACGAGGACATGGTTTGCTTGGATCTGTTTGTTGATTTTGTGGGTGACGTTGTTTATCTCGAACGTATTGAAGAATGGAGCTGATGGCGTTtgtagatgaagaagtaATTCTTGATTCTTCCCATGGATCAATGACATTTATTGCGGCCCAATACCGACCTGAAAGACTTTGTTAGAGGAACACAGTGCTACCAAATAGAACCAGTCTATCAGATATTTTGCGTTGTTATTGTACCATGCATCATTACTCAAAAGTTTGGTCTAGCTTGTCACATTACCGCCACCTCGTTCCTGATATGACCTTGATCGGGGTCCAATGCTTAGTACAATGAGGTAATTATTCATAAAAATCATAACCGTTCATAACCTTATCCAGTTCCCTCGAGACTCATCAGTCCATTTTCCCAACAAGAAAAGCCAACCCATTTACCGACTTCCGTCTAGTGAAAGCTGAAGCAAAACGGAATCACGAGAGATATAAGTGTAAGAATGAGGGTAGCGTATATACAATGCTATTGCAATGCCGTTACAGTGTTATTGTAGTACACAAGCCAGGTAGCGtcaggaggaaaaggaaatgaCTTGAGAGGTACACAATTCGATAGCTAGAACTAAACCTATTCAGAAATCTTTTACGGCAAAGTACGAGGAATCAAATACAGGGGACAGAGGCCGTCAACATATTTACACCCATAAACAGCCATCATCTTATCGTCCCTGGCGCATTTCCCGAAGGCAGTCCAAGTACCTCTTTAAAGCTACCACGCAACTCTTCACCAAATGACCGCACTTTGCGCAAATGGAAAGGCAAGAAGCGCTACTGCCAGGAACGGTTCAACAGTCCCCCTATTCACTCACATCCCTTGTACTCAAGTTGAAGCTTGGGGATGAGCATGGGATTAGGGTTACTGAATAAAGATGATAACGGAGATCCAATGGCAGCCTGTTGAGGGTAAGCCAAAGCAGCGTTAACCTTTTCATCATTAGAATGAGGCAAAGCGTTATCTCCAAGTTTGCGTCGGTAAAGTCAAAATCCATCGACCGCTCTTGAAACAAGAAAAAGTGAAGTAAACACCCTGCTCCTGTCAGGGTTGCGATCTTGACATAAGATTTGGTGTGTACAGTCGTTGAAGAGAAAAGCCAAGGGGGGTGTACTGTATGATACACACGGAGAAATGACCAAACCAGAACCATTAAGAAAACGGAAGAAACATGCTTGAGCCGCAAAAAACCTGTCGTGAGTTCGTAAGTCGTGGAATGGGCTCGTAAGTCGTGGAATGGGTTCGTAAATTGCGGAATGGCTCGTCAATTGGACTGAATCGTTGGATTTGTTGAAAGTACAGCGTATATGGACTAGTAGCGATCGTCGCGGAGTTGAACATGAGGAGAGCCGGCCGTGGATGCAGGAGAAGTTATACACATTCTAGGTAGTGTGTACCCTGGATGGAAGTGATGTTGTACAGTGATAGAATCTTGATCAAAGGACTGAAAACCAAGCCATAGAAGTGAAGCGAGGCTGGCATTTGAACTTGCAGCACGAAACGAGAAATACGATTGTTGTGATAGGTAAAGCGACCGATAAGGAGTCAATGAATATGGGAAAGAAAGCTAGAAAATTTGCCATTTCTCGTTAGTCCATGCTCATGTTTTACAAGCATTACGGCTGACTCACATTTTCCATTCATCATGCGGATTGAGAAAGCTCTCAATCAATTACGATAACAGGGTCAAATGCAAAGGCTTCTTAATGGTGCCTCTGACCAGGTTGATCAGGGCTATCGGAAACGTTTCTCTGCATGACCTCGCCATGTAAAATTCTAGTTGCCAGACATCAGTAATGCTCCCTAAAATTTGTATACTAAAGCTTACTCCCGGAGTTTCGCACACTCCTTTTGCTGTTCTTCAAGTTGTGCAAGAAGATATCGATTAGCGCCCTCGATTGCCTGAATGTGGGCTACAGCTGATTTCCGTCAGATTATTGTTCATCCTGTCTTTATTTGAACTCACAACGATCGAGCAAGCTGGACTTTGATGATCTTTGATTAGTTATTGGTAACGCGTCTTTAAGCCTTTTAAAGCCTTCGCGGAGTTCGTCTCGTCTACGCTATTTGACCATATCAGCACAGTTCACAAGAGGGACAGGCAGGATTGAAAGCAACGCTTCGCGCACTGCCTACCAGCTCACCTGCTCGCTTTCGATTCTAGCTCTACGGACGTCTTCTCGTTTATTAGAGACTGGCACTCGATCTTCATGCTCACTAAGTCGAGTCAGTTAAATGCTTGTACACTTAACCATATTACTTACTTGGTTAATCCTAGGCCCTTCGAGCTATGgtcgtcgtcatcatcatctacgtcttcttccttcaccttcttccccctcgTGCGGCTTCGTTGGCTCCGCATAGGTCCAGTTTCTGATCCCTGTTGTTGGGACACCATCGAAGTTGGATACGGGAAACCTGCCACCATACTCAAACCTGGACCGGTAGGGGAGATATTACCCCTGCTCATACCCGTGCCCGGCATACCCACCGATGGCGCGCTTGAATAAAACGGAGCGTGATAACCTGCATAAGAATGAGTGGGCGAAGGATCAGGTATGCTACCAGACAGGCTGCCGGGAGATacaagagaaggagaagcagcGTTAGGAGCGCTAAAAGACAGACGACTGGACTCAATCGAACCGtgtggagatgatgagagagacGGTGATTCGGGTGAGCGAAGGGGACGCTTTGTAAAGTCACCGCTGGTGCCAGGACGATAAGGCTGGTAAATAACAGGGTGATGTGATCCAATATTCGCACCTGTGATGCCAATAGCCTGTTGATGCTGGTATGTAAGAGCGTACGGTGGATAAGAATAAACCGTATTGGAAATGTCAAGAGGCTGCATGGCTTGATCGTTCATTGTCAGTGGGGACAACGAAAAGCGGTCATCCGAGGCTTTGCAATTGTCAGCTTATTCAAATTATACACAGTTGCAAAGAATTCACGTTCTTTGGCACCTTCATGGGGTTGGTTTCCACTGGTCCCTGGAGACTTGGCACCTTCAGGGGGGCTGGCGAGGTAGTAATCCATACTGGTATCAATGTTCATGACTAGTCTGGTCAGCTTCAGCTGCCGAACGGCCGGAGACAGACTTacaggaaaaggaagagtcAAAGACGTCGTCGTTTTCGAAGGCGTTGTCGTGGGTCTTCAAATTGAAATCAATGTTGGGCATGACATAGAAAGTAGCGGAGCTATAAAAGTCTGGGGAAAAGCAGCATCAGTATCTCAGAGGATAGTTAGCGGTgggggatgaagggagCTAAAGGAGGTGGGGAGATTGTGTGTCTCGTGTTTCTCGGCGTCTGTGCTCCTTCCGACTGACGCCGGCAAACAATGAAAAGGGAACAAAAAATACTGCCACACGCTTCGCTGACTCACATTGATGGCTGGTGTACCTCTTTACTCTGTAGTCACAGGAAATGAGTAGCTGGTGAAAGATGCAAGGTCTGCACTGTGCACTGTTGGTCTACAGATGGATGTTGAGTGGctgggagatgaggatcaGTCTACAAATATGGGATCCGACTAAGCAGGAATGGAATGAGTTGTGATACAGAGTTGAGGGTGGCAAACGAACAACTTGATGGTAATGTGAGATACGAAACctgaaagagaaaaggaatcGTATGAGGACCCAGGGCGTTTATACTCTTTCCTGCAGCTCACAAGTGACTGACCGGGGTGACTAGACTATCTTGTACCCACTCCCCAATCCCGAATGCCAATACCCAGTATCCGGTGCATGATGTTCGCAGCGATCTTTCTGATGTGTGTCTCCCCAGAGCGTGAGGACGAGCAGCCCGGGAAAGTGTCGAGGGCGCAAAAGGCGGTCGGAGCTcggagagagggaagaaatTGGGACATGGCACAGGCTATTGTCTTCGAAACGCGccgagagaagagatgcaTGGCTTTAGTCAGGTACAGATCGGCAAAGGCGGGGTTGCGAAACAAGACATAATGCCATCAACCGATCACTCCCTGATGGACTATCTCCCCAAGTGCTTCATCATGCGAGCCGCTGATTATTGatgcttccttctctgtGCTAAAAAGTATTAGCTTGCTGTCGCACGATAGATGTCCCTCTCAAGTGATTAACATGAGAGATCACATAGTTTAATATACCATACTCTTGATGCTATGCGATGTGTCCGATGAGTATGCGGATATGATGTTGATACGCTACCTTATTTCTGCCTGGAGGTTTCCTTTGATTTTTCCGCCTTATATGCTAGGCCCCAATGTCTATTGTTCACTCACCATTTGCCATCTCACATTCCACATTCCATCCATTTCCTCACTCCATTGTCCAACGCTAATTCCACTGGGGGGCCTCAAGGACACCCATCGTCCCTATTCCATATGCGAAGAGGTGCTTTGAGATAGCGATAGTGTCGACATTACTATTATCGATCCGCCACACTTAAATCATGATCCCAGATTGCGGAGCTACACCCCACTTTCTCTGGTACACCCCACCTAGAATAAGCGAGGGCGAGCTAATTAGTAGTTCTCTGTGAAGTACTGTGCCTGTGTGTTGTGGGATGAGATAACAACGGCAGAGAGACACACTGCACAAAAACACGAGGTAAGGTGGTTGTGAAACCGTCTTGAATTCAAATTTGATGGttgatggaaaagaaagtaGAAGGTTGGTTGTTGCTCTGCCTGGCCAGTGCCCATTGACGCTCCACGACCGCCTTGGAATCTGAAAGTCTCTGCGCCCACAAATTGTGAGTGAAGATGCCACCGCACGTTCCCAGGACCTACATAATTATGATAGTGATATAACTTTTCTGTTGTTTACTATGCAATATCGAGCGTCCGGATGTCGATTCGGGGAAGCGGGGAATAGGAAGTTGTAGCTTCTTCAATGCTCCATAGAGCCTAAAGTCCTGAAGTGGGGGATAACCGAGACAAGTAGTGATGAGAACTACAACTGATGAATACGGCAGACTGATGGAGATTCTATGTGTCTTTGTAGGGGAAACAGCCAGCGGAAACGTGGTATTGTATTGTCTGTTCTTTGTCAATTGGATTTTGCCGTTTGCTGAACTGTATTGCGACCTGCGAGTCACAGGCTACATAACTGTTACTGAGGCCCAAATGGCGGATGACCGAATGCTGGGAAGTATAATGGGCAATGAAGGAACGATTAAAAGAAGACGTAATAGCTTGTTGAACTGATCCTCATCGTTTTGACCAGAAAACGGTTTTGGGGATGAAACTGTATATCCTCAATAGAGAGGAACTAAGAGAGGACTGTGCGTCTGAACAACGCCGCTGTCGTCCGACGTCCGACGTTCGAGTTGTCCTTGAGTTTGTGTAGAGGACCAGATGATTGAAGGTCGAAATCTGTTTcgttttttcttttaaAACAATTTAGTTCGTTGTTCCGTTGGCAAGGTCTCGACTTTTGGCTATTGGTAGCTATATTGTACTGTATACCATGATGTAGGCATGGAATATGTGAGATGTAAGACGGACATCGACGTTGCTGCTTCTTTCGTTAGCGGAATCAAAAGTTCGTAGGAGTACGTATCGTTTTATCTGATCGTTCGGCGATTTCCACGTGCCAACGCGACGatgacaacaacaacgaaaaGAATGCGAATGGTCAAAATAATAATTTAAGTATTGTGAGGCACATTCAGCTTTGAGGCTCGAGCATACGGTCGCAAAAAAGGCTCTCAGCGGGACGTCCGAGAGACCGAGCATTGAAGCCTACAAGTGGATGGAGAGGACCAATAGCCCTACGGTTAAATCACGGTCATCACTCCACATTAACCTCAATAAAGGTATATGCGCCGTGTGATCATTCATCCGCTTCTTCGTCCGTTGATCGCTCTCCCGATTCTCTTACTGATCATGCATGCTCTGAAAGCACAATGGTATCGCttggggaaagggaaagggaagtcTATGAGTAAAACCTCTGACACTGGAGTTCAAAATGAGGAAACTGAGTATCCTAATCCAAATGGGCAACGAATAGTTGTAGGCCATTTTATGGTGggctttctcttccatggATCTGCCATCATAGATTCTGACAGCCAATAGCTCGGGAACACATATCCTTTTCAGCCCGAAGATTGGGAAAGGGTTTTTAGTCTTGCCCAAGACACCTCCTTGTAAGTTACCATGTGGGATGTCAAGAAGCAATCATAGCTCACTAGTTATCCATAGAGACGGCTTGGCCTTAAATATAGGCCCAGAGGAATGGCAACTCTCTCAGGCACAAGTAGCCTACAATATCCTCTCGTCACGGCCCACCCCATCCAATGCACGACccctcaagctcttcttgtctctcGACATGAATGTTTtatctccctctccttcagaACTGTCAACACTTATCATCAAAGTTATTTCTTCTGGCCGAGACTCGCAAATgagatgggatgggaaggtgTTACTGAGCACATTCTCCGGGCACTCTTTAGGTGACGATGGCTGGATAGATGTTCTGCGTCTTGTAGAAAGGGgattgggagaagaagtgacgTTTTGGCCGGCTTTCTTTATGCCTCCAGAAGATTTCTTGGGGAAAAGTTATGTTGATGGTGCATTTGCATGGAACAATGCTTGGTAAGTTTTGTGCGTTCTGTAAACGGCTTTCTTTCTTACATGTTTTAGGCCTATGGGTAACCATACCATTAATCTTGAAGAGGACCGCCCGTTTTTGGAGAGCAAGATACCGTACATGGCGGCGGTATCTCCACTCTTCTTTACTCATTATGGTACTGAAGGAGAATTCGGCTGGAACAAGTAGGTAAACCGCGGACCTTATTCGAGAGTTCATGCTGACACTTCGCATAGGAACTGGATTTGTGGGTTTATTTGCAGTCTCATTTCTGAAGGTTCCAACTAAATATTTTACAGACCGGTCGGACgatcttcttttgccttctcgattcctctctcttctctcactTCCCAATTCTCGCTCACCCTCCATCGTACAACTGATCTCCATGAATGACTATGGGGAATCACACAACCTCTTTCCAGTTATGGGAGCCCAACCTGGGTCAGATTCATGGACTTCAGGCATGGACCACGAGGGTCTGAGATGGATAAGCAAATACTTCTTGCAGaggtggagagatggaaagggagaagtGGAAGGTATAGATGAAGTGAAGCTTGTGCTATGGTACAGGACAAAGCCAGCTGTGATGGAAACCGAAGATTCTGTAGGGAGACCACGGAATGCCGACTGGGTAGGTCTGGTTGCTGCTTCTTATGAGGCGCCAAGCTGACACTGGAGGGCACAGGCACAAGACTTGATCAATCTTtttatcatcatcccctcatcctcaccctcttctcgtTACATGCTTCAAATTCGGAATggtcctcatctccatcgaCGTCATCTTTCCTGTGAAAAGCTTAACCTTTTGACCGTCCCTTTTGTACCTGGTCAAGTTACATACGAAATCCTAGAaaatgagaagatgattATCCAAGGTGAAGGGAAAGCAATTGAGGCAGAAGGCGCATGGAATTTCAATATGTGGAGTGGCGGAGTCTTTTGAATACACAGCGGCGATCCTGTATATATTCGAGCTGTATCATGCCTGGTTTGTAGTTTGTTGATGCAAATCATCGTAGCTAGGAATACATGGCAGAGAATCTCTGATGGTTACAACTTACAGATACAATAAAATCAAATAGAATGATGTATGTTAGAATCATTGTAGCGACATCACCATTTTCCCTGTCGCTCTGCCTCCCTTCATTCAAACTCATCGAAACGGATTGGTACCCCTTTGGACACTTGAACCTGGGTCTCTCGTCCTACTAGAGCTTGCTGGAAAATCAATTCCGCTGAAATCTCCACCACTTAACAAATCATCTGCGTTGTCCATCCGGCGTGCTGTCCGGGAGTTcccctcttttcccttaCTACTCTGACCTTGATCATAGCTGCTATTTTGGCCGTAGGTATCCGGATGGATGAATGTAGAGCTGGTAAATTGGGGAGATGTCAACGAATACGGAGAGGCTGTATGTGTACTGTTGCAGGGCGTTTGCGGAGAGGGCTGGCAATCCCCTCCAAAAGGATTCGTGTTGGGTCGCGCAAGGCTATGATGGTTTCCATTATTACCAGACTTGGAACCGAACGAGTCACAAAAGTCGCCATACTTTGGTTGTTGAGGTATTCTAGGAAGAGTTTTGCTTTTGGTGGTGTACGAGGAAGATTTATGGAATGATTTGCGGGTCCGCTGAGCAGGACGAGAAGATATGTCGTCCTAATTCACATGGGTCAGCATAATGTCCAGCATGTACATTTGAGGAACCAGCCCTGCGTGCCAAAATGTCGAGCAGTATTTGGTGCAAGCGAGCATAAGTTCGAATGGCCCCTAATAATATTGTAGGAGTAACGGGCACAcacctcatcatcatcggctaATCGCCCGTATGTCCCTCCCATGCCCGACATCTCCACCTCGCTTGGATGATCCGCGTCGGGTACGTCAACGAGAACAGTCTTGTTGCCATCTTCCCATTCGACTGTAAGGATGTTTTGCAAATGCGCCCTTGCCTAGATGCATGGATGCTTATTATTAGCAAAAGCTAATGGGCAAGACGGGCGGTAGCAGTAAGGCTTACTTCGCTGGGTATGATCGCTGATAGTTTTTTCTTTAATCCAAACATTGTTGGACATACGACAGTGACGGGACAGATGCGCTTCGACTCATCAAGGCCGAAAAAGCACTTGTTGCTGCAAAAAATGGATTCGCCAGAAATAAAGCCAAGCCGGGGAGCACGTCTATACCTGGAATCAGGAACAAGCTGGAGAGACGCGGGGTTTAAGCACTGTGGCATCGTTGCTGCATAGTGCGGAACTCATGAGGGCATGGCTTTCATAGCCGTGCATGATGCAATGGTGCTGAGCCAAGAATAATGCATCGCCGGTGCAGACAGACGCTTGAGCTTCCTGAGCTCCCCAGCGGATGCTGGACAGTGACGCCGGAGGGGGAAATGAACATGAGGGCaactgaagaagaggacgacaAAATCAGGCAcacccttcccctccaccaGTCATCAGGCTCATCGGTTACCGCCAGTAGGATGTACGGTATCTCCAGCCAGCTGGAGTGctttcatttccatctctgcTCTTGTCTGCTTCAATTATAAGCCCATTGCCGGCGTAGCACTCACCATGACCCAGTACGGAGAGactccttccctcccctACGCCCGTGACGAAAGCTCGACGTCTCAAGTCCAATCGGCCTACCCGGCTTATCCCGCCGAAGCTTACGAACACCAGGAAGCATttgtggatgaggaggatgatttCTCAGCCGATGTCGATGTCGGGGCAGCACTGCAGTACTGGACTGCTCTAAGGCACATGGGCGGTAAAGGAAAGCAGAAAGAGGAATCAGAAGAGGACAGAAGTAAGTTTGGCGTGAGATGCTGATATACGTCGTTCATGTGCATGAGCGGAGAGCTGATGATAAGGATAGCGAGCAAATCACCCTGGCGTCTCAGGTCAAAGTTGAAAACCGTGACAGCCGGTCTGTTTATTTGCCTGAATCTTGGAGTTGATCCCCCCGACATCGTAAAGACCAATCCATGTGCTAAGACGGAATGCTGGATCGACCCGACGCAGTTGCCGGCACCCAAGGCTATAGATGCCATTGGCAGAAGTGAGGGTGGAGCTCAGACCGTTAGTGCTGGTATTGATTATGTCTTTAGATCTGCATCAACAATTCGAGACTTTAAATCCCAAGGTCAAATACAAGGCGGTGAGTAATTGCCCATGTTGCGTGGGATGCGCTTGTGATATGAACCATCGCTTGAACATAGTTCCTCGATCCGTCTATCGAAGACACCAAGAAGAATTGCATCAGCATGAGGAAAACTACCAAGGACGAGCGTGTGGTCTTCTACTATAACGGGCATGGCGTCCCTCGTCCAACTCCTTCAGGAGAAATCTGGGTATTCAATAAAAGTAGGTGAAATCCGACTGCCCGAAATCCTCGGGAAAGAGCTCACTATGGGTCAGACTATACCCAATACATTCCCGTCAGCCTGTATGACTTGCAAGAATGGCTTGGATCGTAAGAAAACACATCACCTCAACATTGAGTAGAGCTGATCCGGCGGTAGGCCATGTATCTATATTTGGGAATGCTCAGCGGCGGgcaacatcctcaacaactTTATTAAATCTGCTGAACGTCGTGATACAGAGGCCCGTCATGCTGCCGCTCAAGCTGGTCACGAAGATCTCCCCCGTACCTCCTAC from Cryptococcus neoformans var. neoformans B-3501A chromosome 4, whole genome shotgun sequence includes:
- a CDS encoding hypothetical protein (Match to ESTs gb|CF193897.1|CF193897, gb|CF193807.1|CF193807, gb|CF193896.1|CF193896; HMMPfam hit to E1_DerP2_DerF2, ML domain, score: 60.7, E(): 3.8e-15), yielding MNRVVLAIAFYLSQLPPTLHTLFIMKLAPFLIPFIATTVTASLAGEALSWAGQLVGGGRGALATGDGPVRTENSWSYVDCGLATDAIQLKSIKVHPDPPVPGKNLTVTVEGDVLETIEEGAYVDVTVKLGLIKLLQKEFDVCDEARHANASVQCPVQPGPYTVTETVELPQEIPKAKFSVLVRGYTVDDEDMVCLDLFVDFMKK
- a CDS encoding hypothetical protein (HMMPfam hit to Glyco_hydro_71, Glycosyl hydrolase family 71, score: 54.7, E(): 6.2e-15); this translates as MERTNSPTVKSRSSLHINLNKAQWYRLGKGKGKSMSKTSDTGVQNEETEYPNPNGQRIVVGHFMLGNTYPFQPEDWERVFSLAQDTSLDGLALNIGPEEWQLSQAQVAYNILSSRPTPSNARPLKLFLSLDMNVLSPSPSELSTLIIKVISSGRDSQMRWDGKVLLSTFSGHSLGDDGWIDVLRLVERGLGEEVTFWPAFFMPPEDFLGKSYVDGAFAWNNAWPMGNHTINLEEDRPFLESKIPYMAAVSPLFFTHYGTEGEFGWNKNWIYRSDDLLLPSRFLSLLSLPNSRSPSIVQLISMNDYGESHNLFPVMGAQPGSDSWTSGMDHEGLRWISKYFLQRWRDGKGEVEGIDEVKLVLWYRTKPAVMETEDSVGRPRNADWAQDLINLFIIIPSSSPSSRYMLQIRNGPHLHRRHLSCEKLNLLTVPFVPGQVTYEILENEKMIIQGEGKAIEAEGAWNFNMWSGGVF